In the genome of Ignavibacteriales bacterium, one region contains:
- a CDS encoding four helix bundle protein: MSYKNLEIWQLARELVIEIHKMTLALPKIEMYEEGSQIRRSCKSVKSNIVEGYGRRNYKSDYIRFITMALASNDETIDHLETLFETMSLTDNVLYDELHSKLETLGKKLNRFLQSVDKEHLSDK; this comes from the coding sequence ATGAGTTACAAGAATTTAGAAATATGGCAGCTTGCAAGAGAATTGGTTATAGAGATTCATAAAATGACTTTAGCATTACCTAAAATTGAAATGTATGAAGAAGGAAGTCAAATCAGAAGATCCTGTAAATCTGTGAAGTCAAATATTGTAGAAGGATACGGAAGAAGAAATTATAAAAGTGATTATATACGGTTTATAACAATGGCTTTAGCTTCTAATGATGAAACGATTGATCATCTCGAGACTTTGTTCGAAACCATGTCTCTTACAGATAATGTATTGTACGATGAACTTCACTCTAAACTTGAAACGTTAGGTAAAAAGCTAAATCGTTTTTTGCAATCAGTTGATAAGGAACATTTAAGCGACAAATAA
- the tdh gene encoding L-threonine 3-dehydrogenase — protein sequence MKALVKKYAKPGIWMDEVPVPEYGPNDVLIKIQKTSICGTDIHIYNWDEWAQKTIPVPMHVGHEYVGIVEAFGSNVHDVKVGELVSGEGHIVCGTCRNCREGRGHLCPNTKGVGVNRPGCFAEYLVIPVSNIWHCDPKLPKEYFSIFDPLGNAVHTALAFDVLGEDVLITGAGPIGIMAAAVVKHSGARNIVITDMNPYRLDLAKKVGVTRAVNIKEEKLSDVMKDLGMVGGFDVGLEMSGSPYAFNDMIDVMYHGGKMALLGILPEKAAINWNKVIFNGLTIRGIYGRMMFETWFKMQAMVQSGLNLNTIITHRYKIDNYLEGFEIMKSGNSGKVVLDWE from the coding sequence ATGAAAGCACTCGTAAAAAAATATGCAAAGCCGGGAATCTGGATGGATGAAGTTCCTGTTCCCGAATACGGTCCGAATGATGTGCTGATAAAAATTCAAAAAACATCTATATGCGGAACTGATATTCACATCTATAACTGGGATGAATGGGCTCAAAAAACAATTCCGGTTCCAATGCATGTCGGACACGAGTATGTGGGAATCGTCGAAGCATTTGGCAGCAACGTTCACGATGTAAAAGTCGGAGAACTTGTAAGCGGTGAAGGTCACATTGTTTGCGGAACATGCCGCAACTGCCGTGAAGGTCGCGGACATCTTTGCCCGAATACAAAAGGTGTTGGTGTTAACCGTCCCGGATGTTTCGCGGAATATCTTGTAATTCCTGTATCAAATATCTGGCATTGCGATCCAAAACTTCCCAAAGAATATTTTTCAATATTTGATCCGCTTGGAAATGCAGTACATACGGCATTAGCATTCGACGTACTTGGTGAAGATGTATTGATAACAGGCGCGGGACCTATAGGTATTATGGCTGCCGCTGTTGTTAAACATTCAGGCGCAAGAAATATTGTTATCACTGATATGAATCCTTACAGGTTAGACCTTGCAAAGAAAGTCGGCGTTACGAGAGCAGTTAACATCAAAGAAGAAAAACTGAGTGACGTAATGAAAGACCTTGGGATGGTTGGAGGTTTTGATGTCGGACTTGAGATGAGCGGTAGTCCTTACGCATTTAATGATATGATTGATGTAATGTACCACGGCGGCAAAATGGCTCTGCTTGGTATTCTTCCTGAGAAAGCAGCAATCAACTGGAACAAGGTTATATTCAATGGTCTTACCATTCGCGGTATTTACGGACGAATGATGTTTGAAACCTGGTTCAAGATGCAGGCAATGGTTCAAAGCGGACTTAACCTCAATACAATTATCACACACCGCTATAAGATTGACAATTACCTTGAAGGCTTTGAGATAATGAAGTCTGGGAATTCAGGTAAAGTTGTGCTGGATTGGGAGTGA
- a CDS encoding T9SS type A sorting domain-containing protein yields the protein MVKSIFRHFGFVLIVMLFAYNFSYSQKPVQNRSLIINPDVQENSIVRNNIRYDVNSGIPVALYKPDYAVTPALPRQMAEQYLFENAQILKIKSDLSDLRYVTTTETRAGYHIHFAQYIGDYPVYNSTINVTINSNNQVIFVMNGYKVSYDTKESPDLSTLNISAQDALASAKQYLGVSSSIELEKSQTVVYFNKGQFTLAQLVNIVPKEGVYGDWEVMVNAQSGEIFRVVDKSCYHKDGPDNPNLVNGTGYVFDPDPITHARTSYGTAGFVDNNDLDSDSLTAHREFRVLNDITFEGGVYSLKGPYAEIVDFESPFTGLHTSATSEFHYTRSSDNFEAVNVYFLIDASMRWINDSLGITLHPFQYTGGVRVDPHGLSGDDNSHYIPSTGQLAFGDGGVDDAEDVGVVLHELGHGIHDWLTAGSLSQVQGLSEGCGDYWTTSYIRGKGILTPSHPAYFWVFVWDGHNPFWAGRIVNYTAHYPQGLTGTIHTDGQMWASSLMSIWDLIGKEATDTDFLEALAMTNSSSNQQDAANAFIAADQTVYSGSHLAQIIPVFADRGYIEGPITPDFTANITSGNAPLTVQFTDLSIGQPNPITSWQWDFNNDGVVDATVEDPQWTYTNFGVFTVKLTVSDGTNFATKTKVDYINVTDPNQVTDTLFSDKFESGTGAWTITNNGGACVWEIFTPPYPNTYTLPAASSGGVFSAESDDCGSNTTMNTTSMITQTFNCSNYPLVVIHFDNDWRILDAQDEAHLEISTDGGTTWTGVWDQVGVDVRNTHESINISQLAAGQSNVKIRLRSVQPGWDWWWTVDNFAVLGTYVTPVELTSFSASANDDVVMLSWSTATETNNNGFEVERKSIDNEFQKVGFVEGYGTTTQAKLYSFVDSKVPAGRYSYRLKQIDFDGTYEYSPEVEVKVKVPYVYSLEQNYPNPFNPTTKISYSIPEEGFVTLAIYNLLGEKVATLINETQKAGRYDVKFQPENLSSGMYVYRLETKNFTASKKFVLMK from the coding sequence ATGGTTAAAAGTATCTTCAGACATTTTGGATTCGTTCTGATCGTTATGTTGTTTGCGTATAATTTTTCTTATTCGCAGAAACCTGTTCAGAACAGGTCATTAATAATTAACCCTGACGTACAGGAAAATAGTATTGTCCGGAATAACATCAGATATGATGTGAATTCAGGAATTCCTGTAGCTTTATACAAACCGGATTATGCGGTTACACCTGCTTTACCCAGGCAAATGGCTGAGCAATATCTTTTTGAAAACGCTCAAATATTAAAAATTAAAAGTGATCTTAGCGACCTTCGGTATGTAACTACAACGGAAACCAGGGCAGGGTATCACATTCACTTTGCTCAATATATTGGAGATTATCCTGTTTACAATTCTACAATAAACGTTACGATTAATAGTAACAACCAAGTCATTTTCGTAATGAATGGTTACAAAGTTTCGTATGATACTAAAGAATCACCTGACCTTTCAACTTTAAATATCTCAGCACAGGATGCTCTGGCATCAGCCAAACAATATCTAGGAGTATCCAGCTCAATAGAGCTTGAAAAATCACAAACGGTAGTCTATTTCAACAAAGGTCAGTTTACACTTGCGCAACTTGTAAATATAGTACCGAAAGAAGGTGTATACGGTGACTGGGAAGTTATGGTAAATGCTCAATCGGGCGAAATTTTTAGAGTTGTCGATAAATCCTGCTATCATAAAGATGGTCCCGATAATCCAAATCTAGTAAACGGGACCGGATACGTATTTGATCCGGATCCAATCACTCATGCAAGAACATCCTATGGAACAGCAGGTTTTGTTGACAATAATGACCTCGATTCGGATTCGCTTACTGCCCACCGTGAGTTCAGAGTTTTAAATGATATTACATTTGAGGGCGGAGTATATTCTTTAAAAGGTCCATATGCGGAGATAGTGGATTTTGAATCTCCATTTACCGGACTCCACACAAGTGCAACAAGTGAATTCCATTATACAAGGAGCAGCGATAATTTTGAAGCTGTAAATGTTTACTTTCTTATTGATGCTTCAATGAGATGGATTAATGATTCATTAGGCATTACTTTACACCCATTCCAATATACAGGTGGTGTACGTGTTGATCCTCATGGATTAAGCGGTGATGATAACTCTCACTATATACCTTCAACCGGACAACTGGCATTCGGGGATGGCGGCGTTGATGATGCTGAAGATGTTGGTGTTGTGTTACACGAATTAGGTCACGGTATTCATGACTGGTTAACCGCCGGCTCACTTTCACAGGTTCAGGGATTAAGCGAAGGATGTGGAGATTACTGGACCACATCATATATCAGAGGCAAAGGAATACTAACTCCATCGCACCCAGCCTACTTCTGGGTATTTGTTTGGGATGGACATAATCCATTCTGGGCCGGACGTATTGTTAATTACACTGCTCACTATCCTCAGGGTTTAACCGGTACCATTCATACTGATGGTCAGATGTGGGCTTCATCATTAATGTCGATCTGGGATCTTATAGGTAAAGAAGCTACGGATACGGATTTTCTTGAAGCACTTGCAATGACAAACAGCAGTTCAAACCAGCAGGATGCAGCAAATGCATTTATTGCCGCCGACCAGACGGTTTACAGCGGAAGCCACCTTGCTCAAATCATTCCCGTATTTGCAGACCGGGGATATATTGAGGGCCCTATCACTCCTGATTTTACGGCAAACATAACTTCAGGAAATGCACCGCTGACAGTTCAGTTTACAGATTTATCAATCGGACAGCCTAACCCGATTACCTCCTGGCAGTGGGATTTTAATAATGACGGAGTTGTTGATGCAACTGTTGAAGACCCGCAATGGACTTACACTAACTTCGGAGTTTTTACTGTTAAGCTTACTGTTTCAGACGGCACAAATTTCGCGACAAAAACAAAAGTTGATTACATAAATGTCACAGATCCTAACCAGGTTACTGATACACTTTTTTCGGACAAGTTTGAAAGCGGAACAGGCGCATGGACTATCACTAACAATGGTGGAGCCTGCGTTTGGGAAATCTTTACCCCGCCTTACCCGAATACGTATACGTTACCCGCAGCATCATCAGGAGGAGTATTCTCTGCCGAATCTGATGATTGCGGCAGTAATACAACAATGAATACAACGTCAATGATCACGCAAACATTTAATTGCAGTAACTACCCGTTAGTTGTTATTCATTTTGATAACGACTGGAGAATTCTGGATGCACAGGACGAAGCTCATCTTGAAATCAGCACAGATGGCGGAACCACCTGGACAGGTGTTTGGGACCAGGTTGGTGTTGATGTTAGAAATACACATGAATCAATCAATATCAGTCAGCTTGCCGCGGGTCAATCTAATGTTAAAATCAGGCTAAGATCAGTTCAACCCGGATGGGACTGGTGGTGGACTGTTGACAACTTTGCAGTTTTAGGTACATATGTTACACCTGTTGAATTAACATCATTCTCAGCTTCAGCTAATGATGATGTTGTGATGTTAAGCTGGTCAACTGCTACTGAAACCAACAACAATGGTTTCGAAGTTGAAAGAAAATCAATTGATAATGAATTCCAGAAAGTCGGATTTGTTGAAGGTTACGGTACAACAACACAGGCGAAGCTTTATTCATTTGTCGATTCAAAAGTACCGGCAGGAAGATATTCTTACAGGTTGAAACAAATCGACTTTGACGGAACATATGAGTATTCACCGGAAGTTGAAGTGAAAGTAAAAGTTCCTTATGTTTATTCACTTGAACAAAACTATCCGAATCCTTTTAATCCAACCACAAAAATAAGTTATTCAATTCCTGAAGAAGGATTTGTTACACTTGCAATTTATAACCTGCTTGGTGAAAAGGTTGCTACATTAATTAATGAAACGCAAAAAGCCGGCAGGTATGATGTGAAATTCCAACCGGAAAATCTTTCAAGCGGAATGTACGTCTACAGGTTGGAAACAAAGAACTTTACCGCATCGAAAAAATTTGTGCTGATGAAGTAA
- a CDS encoding DnaJ domain-containing protein: MTISDAYKVLEIDNPDYSLSQVKNSFRNLAKKYHPDISGKSEYSRFIDIYNAYSYLLINLPKQYSVKKDETAKQNIFNDSTIFYDFISFIDRLHLDFIVLPRRQFGNVPSNFSDIFFSQIDNIFSQDTLELISESILTGHKKRLIDLLSTIFAGTSLLKRNKFFKRIKTIARQERYLSNLINATIVGIPTQIFTTSSTSIPDQNTNDYKSGAINVLSLRKEFLDRFLDYSRSKPNPIFYESSVPEKSFRESMREVKSEESAKIIFKEIKNRIRSSSGKVQLNETQIKNVVDYISQLADLGENLKGQFVFTYRINDDKGLVSALIELLLKQGLSYERLSLLIRLYQYYKLYHKDYKFIFKNHSQIREGQILLELNQLISDIV, translated from the coding sequence ATGACGATTTCAGACGCATATAAAGTTCTGGAAATTGATAATCCAGATTATTCTCTATCACAAGTAAAAAATTCATTTAGAAATTTAGCAAAAAAATATCACCCAGATATTTCTGGCAAATCTGAATATTCAAGATTTATAGATATTTATAATGCTTACAGTTATTTGCTAATAAATCTTCCCAAACAGTATTCTGTTAAAAAAGATGAAACTGCTAAGCAAAATATCTTTAACGATTCAACAATTTTTTACGATTTTATTTCTTTTATTGATCGCTTGCATCTTGATTTTATCGTTCTACCACGACGACAATTTGGGAATGTTCCATCAAATTTTTCAGACATATTTTTTAGTCAAATTGACAACATATTTTCTCAAGATACTTTAGAGTTAATCTCAGAATCAATTTTAACTGGTCATAAGAAAAGACTTATTGATTTGCTTTCTACTATCTTTGCTGGAACATCACTATTAAAAAGAAATAAATTTTTTAAAAGAATTAAAACCATCGCAAGACAAGAAAGATATTTGTCTAATTTAATAAACGCTACAATAGTAGGTATTCCGACCCAAATTTTTACAACTAGCTCAACAAGTATTCCCGATCAGAATACAAATGATTATAAAAGTGGTGCAATTAATGTATTATCATTACGCAAAGAATTTTTAGATAGGTTTTTAGATTATTCTCGAAGTAAACCTAACCCAATCTTCTATGAATCATCAGTTCCTGAAAAATCTTTTAGAGAAAGTATGCGCGAAGTAAAAAGCGAAGAATCTGCTAAAATTATATTTAAAGAAATTAAGAATAGAATTAGAAGTAGCTCTGGCAAAGTACAGCTAAATGAAACTCAAATAAAAAATGTAGTTGATTACATTTCCCAGCTAGCCGATTTAGGTGAAAATTTAAAAGGACAATTTGTTTTTACGTACAGAATTAATGATGATAAAGGACTTGTTAGTGCATTAATTGAACTCTTATTAAAACAAGGTCTTTCATATGAAAGACTATCACTACTCATTAGGCTATATCAATACTACAAACTTTATCATAAAGATTACAAATTCATTTTTAAAAATCATTCACAAATAAGAGAAGGTCAAATTCTATTGGAATTAAATCAACTTATCTCTGATATTGTATGA